One segment of Nostoc flagelliforme CCNUN1 DNA contains the following:
- a CDS encoding GNAT family N-acetyltransferase, whose product MDSRIQSYLRLAAIQQRETEQIGSFLATFNRSYVNPFLNYAIPDNNATPTPNEVNALIHAYQSRGRKPRLEYVTKLAPAVEEILISAGFVVEGRLPLMTCTPPLEQFLTVPEDIELLMPVSDAQILATVTVQNEAYGESSPSLEDAQRLRTSMAAGTIAVLARVIATGESVGAGICSVPVNQTTEIAGIGVRTPFRRRGVAGALTTRLVQEAFNTGVTVAFLMAAHEAEERIYKRAGFSTIGEILHISLPCK is encoded by the coding sequence ATGGATTCTCGCATTCAATCATACTTGCGCTTGGCAGCGATTCAGCAACGTGAGACGGAGCAAATCGGTTCGTTTCTTGCAACGTTCAATCGCTCTTATGTCAACCCGTTTCTTAATTATGCTATTCCTGATAACAATGCTACCCCAACACCCAACGAAGTGAATGCATTGATTCATGCTTATCAGAGCCGTGGGCGAAAACCACGTTTGGAATACGTTACGAAATTAGCACCTGCTGTTGAAGAGATACTAATATCGGCTGGTTTTGTAGTTGAAGGGCGTTTGCCATTGATGACTTGTACTCCCCCTTTAGAGCAATTCCTGACCGTACCTGAAGATATAGAACTGCTCATGCCCGTTTCAGATGCACAAATATTGGCTACTGTTACAGTGCAAAACGAGGCTTATGGAGAATCTTCGCCAAGCCTTGAAGATGCCCAACGTTTACGAACTAGCATGGCAGCAGGCACAATTGCGGTACTTGCTCGTGTAATAGCTACAGGCGAATCTGTAGGCGCTGGAATTTGTTCTGTGCCTGTTAATCAGACCACAGAGATTGCTGGTATTGGTGTACGTACTCCTTTTCGGCGGCGGGGTGTAGCAGGAGCCTTGACAACTCGATTGGTGCAAGAGGCTTTTAACACAGGCGTGACAGTAGCTTTTCTCATGGCAGCACATGAGGCAGAGGAGCGGATTTATAAACGCGCTGGTTTCTCTACAATTGGAGAAATTTTGCATATTTCGCTCCCATGCAAGTAG
- a CDS encoding 1-acyl-sn-glycerol-3-phosphate acyltransferase produces the protein MNKGELVDAVAAKTNVAKKQADKIQWSLTQRDVNLIELLMPVWSWFYRYYFQVKTDGWHHIPTEGKVLLVGSHNGGMASPDLVMMMYDWFSRFGTERLVYGLMHPSAWKVSPEIAQLAQKVGAIIAHPKMASAAFEMGASVLVYPGGQYDMFRPHSQRYKINFAENKGFVKLALKQEVPIIPVISVGAHDTLIVLCDCYDLVKQLHELGLPWLYQIDPGIFPIYLGLPWGLSIGPLPNIPLPVQIHTRVCRPITFERYGQDAAKDRNYVNDCYELVHNQMQEELNQLVIDTQKFP, from the coding sequence ATGAACAAAGGCGAACTAGTGGATGCTGTAGCAGCGAAGACCAACGTCGCAAAAAAGCAAGCCGATAAAATTCAATGGTCTTTAACACAGCGAGATGTTAATTTGATTGAATTACTGATGCCTGTATGGTCATGGTTTTACCGTTACTATTTTCAAGTAAAAACTGATGGATGGCATCACATACCAACAGAAGGAAAAGTGCTACTGGTTGGTTCCCATAATGGCGGAATGGCTTCTCCAGATTTAGTAATGATGATGTATGATTGGTTTTCTAGATTTGGAACAGAGCGTTTGGTGTATGGTCTAATGCACCCTTCTGCTTGGAAAGTGAGTCCAGAGATAGCCCAATTAGCTCAGAAAGTTGGAGCGATTATTGCACATCCAAAGATGGCTAGTGCAGCTTTTGAGATGGGGGCTAGCGTTCTGGTATATCCGGGAGGACAATATGATATGTTTCGTCCTCACAGCCAACGCTATAAAATTAATTTTGCTGAGAATAAGGGCTTTGTCAAGCTGGCTTTAAAACAAGAAGTTCCAATTATTCCAGTGATTTCTGTAGGCGCTCATGATACGTTGATTGTTTTATGTGATTGCTATGATTTAGTCAAACAACTACATGAGTTAGGATTGCCGTGGCTTTATCAAATAGACCCAGGAATTTTCCCAATTTATTTAGGTTTACCTTGGGGCTTGTCTATTGGGCCTCTACCTAATATTCCTCTACCTGTGCAGATTCATACTCGTGTATGTCGTCCAATTACTTTTGAAAGATATGGTCAAGATGCAGCTAAGGATCGTAATTATGTGAATGATTGTTATGAATTAGTTCATAACCAAATGCAAGAAGAGCTAAATCAATTGGTTATAGATACTCAAAAATTCCCATAG
- a CDS encoding alpha-amylase family glycosyl hydrolase, which produces MAVKQLSQLNLASYTSNKTFYPSPKAWEDQVFYFLMLDRFSDAKENKYKDNSGNVVSNGVTPLFAGDQNNATRTSEDAERWREAGVKYLGGNLKGLTSKVGYLKRLGVTAIWISPIFKQVSFQETYHGYGIQDFLEVNPKFGSSEDLKELVQTAHANGIYVILDIILNHSGNIFTYEAGNVNYNGTPYQVKGFNDEKGKPSIPFRKTDPNNPRTWPQENDAIWPVEFQDPSLYTQKGSIRNWDGYPEFLEGDFEDLKDIRHGFGGLDDYAASPALKYLAQAYKYWIAYADIDGFRIDTVKHMDKGATRIFASIIHEFAQSIGKEKFFLVGEITGGRSRAFETLEETGLDAVLGIDEIPDKLEYLVKGYRNPRDYFSLFRNSLLVQKESHIWFRDKVVTMFDDHDQVRKGQNKARFCADKDASKVVLNALALNALTLGIPCIYYGTEQAFDGHGDSDRYLREAMFGGEFGAFSTKGVHFFNEENYVYKEISKILEIRREKKALSRGRQYLRSISGDGVDFGLPQIIGNEIRSVVPWSRILSEQEVVVAINTDYYQPREAWVTIDSELHNEGDFLSCIYSTEKQQEGQRVKIETRNGNAVKITVPAAGCVIYA; this is translated from the coding sequence ATGGCAGTAAAGCAATTATCACAACTAAATCTAGCTTCTTATACCTCCAACAAAACATTTTATCCATCCCCCAAAGCTTGGGAAGATCAGGTGTTTTATTTTCTGATGCTCGATCGATTTTCTGATGCTAAGGAGAATAAATATAAGGATAATTCGGGAAATGTTGTCTCTAATGGTGTCACTCCCTTATTCGCAGGTGATCAAAATAATGCGACAAGAACATCAGAAGATGCAGAGCGTTGGCGGGAAGCAGGCGTAAAATACCTTGGCGGGAATCTAAAAGGGCTAACTAGTAAAGTCGGATATTTAAAGCGTTTAGGCGTAACCGCAATTTGGATTAGTCCGATTTTCAAACAGGTATCTTTTCAAGAAACATATCACGGCTATGGTATTCAAGATTTCTTAGAAGTTAATCCTAAGTTCGGTAGCAGTGAAGATTTGAAAGAATTAGTGCAAACTGCTCATGCCAATGGTATTTACGTAATCCTCGATATTATTCTGAACCATTCTGGTAATATATTTACTTACGAAGCAGGTAATGTTAATTACAATGGTACACCTTATCAAGTCAAGGGTTTTAATGACGAAAAAGGTAAACCTAGCATCCCATTCCGCAAAACCGATCCTAATAATCCACGAACTTGGCCTCAAGAAAATGATGCAATTTGGCCAGTAGAATTTCAAGATCCATCTTTATATACCCAAAAAGGTAGTATTAGAAATTGGGATGGCTATCCCGAATTTTTAGAAGGTGATTTTGAGGATTTAAAAGATATTCGTCATGGCTTTGGTGGACTAGATGATTATGCTGCATCTCCGGCTCTAAAATATCTGGCTCAGGCGTATAAATATTGGATAGCCTACGCAGATATTGATGGTTTCCGCATTGATACTGTCAAACACATGGATAAAGGAGCAACTCGTATTTTTGCTTCTATTATTCATGAGTTTGCTCAAAGCATTGGTAAGGAAAAGTTCTTTTTAGTTGGTGAGATTACTGGCGGAAGAAGCAGAGCATTTGAAACCTTAGAAGAAACAGGTTTAGATGCGGTTTTAGGTATTGATGAGATTCCTGACAAATTAGAATATTTAGTAAAAGGATATCGGAACCCTAGAGATTATTTTAGTTTATTCCGCAATTCTCTGCTGGTGCAGAAAGAATCTCACATTTGGTTTAGAGACAAGGTTGTAACGATGTTTGACGACCATGACCAAGTGCGTAAAGGACAAAACAAAGCGAGATTTTGTGCAGATAAGGATGCTTCAAAAGTAGTACTAAATGCTTTAGCACTTAATGCTTTAACACTGGGAATTCCTTGTATTTATTATGGTACAGAACAAGCCTTTGATGGTCATGGAGATAGCGATCGTTATTTACGCGAGGCCATGTTTGGTGGTGAGTTCGGTGCATTTAGTACTAAAGGCGTTCACTTCTTTAATGAAGAGAATTACGTCTATAAAGAAATCTCCAAAATTCTGGAAATCAGAAGAGAAAAGAAAGCTTTAAGTCGAGGTCGTCAATATCTCCGCTCAATTTCTGGTGATGGTGTCGACTTTGGTTTACCGCAGATAATTGGTAATGAAATTCGTTCTGTTGTACCTTGGTCTCGCATTCTCAGCGAGCAAGAAGTAGTTGTGGCTATCAATACCGACTATTACCAACCTCGTGAAGCTTGGGTAACTATTGATAGCGAATTACACAATGAAGGTGATTTTCTCAGTTGTATTTACTCCACCGAAAAACAACAAGAAGGCCAAAGGGTGAAAATTGAAACCAGAAATGGTAACGCTGTGAAAATTACTGTTCCTGCGGCTGGCTGTGTAATTTACGCTTGA
- a CDS encoding FecCD family ABC transporter permease, translating to MIKASTTSPREWKKPQISPFAGLVLGLVILLICLVYSVTLGAAEIPLEEILASFVTFDGSYQHLVIQTVRLPRSLIAILVGSALAVSGALMQGLTRNPLAEPGILGIQSGAALAVVATIFIFGSSSLSILTIVAFLGAGATAMLVYFLGSLGKGGPTPLNLTVAGAALTALISSLTTAILIVSQRTLEEIRFWLAGSLAGRDINMFLQALPFVALGLVVAFALGRQITTMSLGEDIAKGLGQQTAWVKIIAAISVVLLAGSSVSIAGPIGFIGLVVPHIVRFFIFADYRWILPYSAVVGAILLLVADVAARILLKPQELPVGVMTALVGAPFFVYLAKSKVKK from the coding sequence ATGATAAAAGCGTCTACAACGTCGCCTAGAGAATGGAAAAAGCCTCAAATATCACCCTTTGCTGGTCTGGTTTTGGGGCTGGTTATCTTGTTGATTTGCTTGGTATACAGTGTCACGCTAGGTGCAGCAGAAATACCTCTAGAAGAGATTTTGGCATCCTTTGTCACCTTTGACGGTTCATACCAACACTTAGTTATTCAGACAGTGAGATTACCGCGATCGCTCATTGCTATACTTGTAGGTTCAGCCTTGGCAGTCTCTGGAGCCTTAATGCAAGGTTTGACACGCAACCCCTTAGCAGAACCAGGGATTTTAGGTATTCAGTCGGGGGCTGCATTGGCTGTAGTTGCCACGATTTTTATTTTTGGCAGTTCGTCCTTGAGTATTTTAACCATTGTGGCCTTTTTGGGTGCAGGAGCCACAGCGATGTTAGTCTACTTCCTTGGTTCTCTAGGAAAAGGAGGGCCTACACCATTGAATCTCACAGTAGCAGGCGCGGCACTCACGGCTCTGATTTCTTCCCTGACCACTGCTATCCTTATCGTCAGTCAACGCACCTTAGAAGAAATTAGATTTTGGTTAGCAGGTTCACTGGCTGGGCGTGATATCAATATGTTCTTGCAAGCACTGCCCTTCGTCGCCCTTGGATTAGTCGTTGCTTTTGCCCTTGGTAGACAAATTACTACCATGAGTCTTGGTGAAGATATAGCAAAAGGCTTAGGTCAACAGACAGCTTGGGTGAAAATTATTGCTGCTATTAGCGTTGTTTTACTGGCGGGAAGTTCCGTATCTATTGCCGGGCCAATCGGTTTTATTGGCTTAGTTGTTCCTCATATCGTGAGATTTTTCATCTTTGCTGATTACCGTTGGATTTTGCCTTATTCGGCAGTGGTGGGCGCAATTTTACTTTTGGTTGCAGATGTTGCGGCGCGTATATTACTCAAACCCCAGGAATTACCTGTGGGTGTGATGACAGCACTCGTTGGCGCACCCTTTTTTGTGTACCTGGCTAAATCAAAGGTGAAGAAATGA